One region of Mycobacterium riyadhense genomic DNA includes:
- a CDS encoding TetR/AcrR family transcriptional regulator: MPKVSEDHLAARRRQILDGARRCFAEYGYDKATVRRLEQAIGLSRGAIFHHFRDKDALFFALAREDAERMADVASREGLIQVMRDMLAAPDQFDWLATRLEIARKLRNDPEFSRGWAERSAELAAATTDRLRRQKEANRVRDDVPGDVLQCYLDLVLDGLVARLASGENLQRLSAVLDLVENSVRRN, encoded by the coding sequence GTGCCCAAGGTCAGCGAGGATCATCTGGCGGCTCGCCGCCGTCAGATCCTCGACGGCGCTCGCCGCTGTTTCGCCGAGTACGGTTACGACAAAGCCACCGTCCGGCGTCTGGAACAGGCGATCGGGTTGTCGCGCGGTGCGATCTTCCACCACTTTCGCGACAAGGACGCGCTGTTCTTTGCGCTGGCGCGCGAGGACGCCGAGCGGATGGCCGACGTCGCGTCCCGCGAGGGCCTCATCCAGGTGATGCGCGACATGCTGGCCGCCCCAGACCAATTCGATTGGCTGGCCACCCGGTTGGAGATCGCGCGCAAGCTGCGCAACGACCCCGAGTTCAGCCGCGGCTGGGCGGAGCGCTCCGCGGAACTGGCCGCGGCGACGACGGACCGCCTCCGCCGGCAGAAGGAGGCCAACCGGGTGCGCGACGACGTCCCGGGCGACGTGTTGCAGTGTTACCTGGACCTGGTGCTCGACGGATTGGTGGCCCGGCTGGCGTCCGGAGAAAACCTGCAACGGCTGTCCGCGGTCCTCGATCTGGTGG
- a CDS encoding aconitate hydratase, which translates to MTSKDSANSFGARDTLKVGEKSYQIYRLDAVPNTEKLPYSLKVLAENLLRNEDGANITRDHIEAIANWDPKAEPSIEIQYTPARVVMQDFTGVPCIVDLATMREAIADLGGNPSKVNPLAPADLVIDHSVIADLFGRADAFERNVEIEYQRNGERYQFLRWGQGAFDDFKVVPPGTGIVHQVNIEYLASVVMERADARGTVVAYPDTCVGTDSHTTMVNGLGVLGWGVGGIEAEAAMLGQPVSMLIPRVVGFKLTGEIQPGVTATDVVLTVTEMLRKHGVVGKFVEFYGEGVAEVPLANRATLGNMSPEFGSTAAIFPIDDETIKYLRFTGRSAAQVALVESYAKRQGMWHNPKHEPAYSEYLELNLSDVVPSIAGPKRPQDRIALSDAKSTFREQISAYVGDGSAPDQHSKLDEVVEETFPASDPGQLTFANDDVELVHSAAANADGRVSKPVPVKAPELGEFVLDHGAVVIAAITSCTNTSNPEVMLGAALLARNAVEKGLSAKPWVKTTMAPGSQVVNDYYDRSGLWPYLEKLGFYLVGYGCTTCIGNSGPLPEEISKAVNDNDLSVAAVLSGNRNFEGRINPDVKMNYLASPPLVIAYALAGTMDFDFDKQPLGTDKDGNDVYLKDIWPSQQDVSDTIASAINQEMFTKNYADVFKGDERWRNLPTPSGNTFEWDENSTYVRKPPYFEGMSADPEPVADITGARVLALLGDSVTTDHISPAGAIKPGTPAAQYLDEHGVQRKDYNSFGSRRGNHEVMIRGTFANIRLRNMLLDDVSGGYTRDFTQPDGPQAFIYDAAQNYAAQNIPLVVLGGKEYGSGSSRDWAAKGTLLLGVRAVIAESFERIHRSNLIGMGVIPLQFPAGKSAKDLGLDGTEVFDITGIEALNDGKTPKTVKVTATKDGGTTTEFDAVVRIDTPGEADYYRNGGILQYVLRNMLKSG; encoded by the coding sequence GTGACCAGCAAAGATTCGGCGAATTCGTTCGGAGCCCGTGACACCCTCAAGGTCGGCGAAAAAAGTTACCAAATCTACCGTCTCGACGCCGTCCCCAACACCGAGAAACTCCCCTACAGCCTCAAGGTCCTTGCCGAAAACCTGTTGCGCAACGAGGACGGCGCCAACATCACCAGGGATCACATCGAGGCCATTGCGAACTGGGATCCCAAGGCGGAGCCCAGCATCGAGATCCAATACACGCCCGCCCGAGTCGTGATGCAGGACTTCACCGGCGTGCCGTGCATCGTCGACTTGGCGACCATGCGTGAGGCCATCGCTGATCTAGGTGGCAATCCGAGCAAGGTCAACCCGTTGGCGCCCGCAGACTTGGTGATCGACCACTCGGTGATCGCCGACCTGTTCGGACGGGCCGACGCGTTCGAGCGCAACGTCGAGATCGAGTACCAGCGCAACGGTGAGCGCTACCAGTTCCTGCGTTGGGGGCAGGGCGCGTTCGACGACTTCAAGGTGGTGCCGCCGGGCACCGGCATCGTGCACCAGGTCAACATCGAATACCTGGCGAGCGTGGTAATGGAGCGCGCAGACGCGCGGGGAACAGTGGTGGCGTACCCCGACACCTGTGTGGGCACCGACTCGCACACCACGATGGTCAACGGTCTCGGCGTCCTGGGCTGGGGCGTCGGTGGCATCGAGGCCGAGGCGGCCATGCTTGGTCAGCCGGTGTCGATGCTTATCCCCCGTGTCGTCGGCTTCAAGCTGACCGGCGAGATTCAGCCCGGTGTTACCGCTACCGACGTCGTGCTGACCGTCACCGAGATGCTGCGCAAGCACGGCGTCGTCGGCAAGTTCGTCGAGTTCTATGGCGAGGGTGTGGCCGAGGTGCCGCTGGCCAACCGTGCCACCCTCGGCAACATGAGCCCCGAATTCGGTTCCACCGCAGCGATTTTCCCGATCGACGACGAAACCATCAAGTACCTGCGGTTCACCGGTCGCAGTGCGGCGCAGGTGGCGCTGGTCGAGAGCTACGCCAAACGGCAAGGCATGTGGCACAACCCCAAGCACGAGCCCGCGTACTCGGAGTACCTCGAGCTCAACCTATCCGACGTGGTGCCATCGATCGCGGGGCCGAAGCGTCCGCAGGACCGAATCGCGTTGTCGGACGCCAAGTCCACGTTCCGCGAGCAGATCAGCGCGTACGTCGGTGACGGGTCAGCGCCCGACCAGCATTCCAAACTGGACGAGGTGGTCGAGGAAACGTTCCCGGCCAGCGACCCAGGACAACTCACGTTCGCCAACGACGACGTCGAGCTCGTGCACTCCGCCGCGGCGAACGCCGACGGCCGGGTTAGCAAGCCCGTACCGGTGAAAGCGCCAGAACTCGGCGAGTTCGTACTCGACCATGGCGCGGTGGTGATTGCCGCGATCACGTCGTGCACGAACACGTCCAACCCCGAGGTGATGTTGGGCGCAGCGCTGCTGGCCCGCAATGCCGTCGAAAAGGGCCTGTCCGCCAAGCCCTGGGTGAAAACGACGATGGCGCCCGGCTCCCAGGTGGTCAACGATTACTACGACAGGTCCGGCCTGTGGCCGTATCTGGAGAAGCTCGGCTTCTATCTGGTCGGCTACGGCTGCACCACCTGCATCGGCAACTCCGGCCCGCTGCCCGAGGAGATCTCGAAGGCGGTTAACGACAACGACCTTTCGGTGGCCGCCGTACTTTCGGGCAACCGGAACTTCGAAGGCCGCATCAACCCCGACGTGAAGATGAACTACTTGGCGTCGCCGCCGCTGGTGATCGCCTACGCGCTGGCGGGGACCATGGACTTCGACTTCGACAAGCAGCCGCTCGGCACAGACAAAGACGGCAACGACGTCTACCTCAAAGACATCTGGCCCTCGCAGCAGGATGTCTCCGACACCATCGCCTCGGCGATCAACCAGGAGATGTTCACCAAGAACTACGCCGACGTCTTCAAGGGCGACGAGCGCTGGCGCAACCTGCCGACCCCGAGCGGCAACACCTTCGAATGGGACGAGAATTCGACGTACGTGCGCAAGCCGCCGTACTTCGAGGGCATGTCCGCCGATCCCGAGCCGGTCGCCGACATCACCGGGGCCCGGGTGCTGGCGCTGCTCGGCGACTCGGTGACCACCGACCACATCTCCCCCGCCGGCGCCATCAAGCCGGGCACTCCGGCGGCGCAGTATCTCGACGAACATGGCGTGCAGCGCAAGGATTACAACTCCTTTGGGTCGCGGCGCGGCAACCACGAGGTGATGATTCGCGGCACCTTCGCCAACATCCGGCTGCGCAACATGCTGCTCGATGACGTGTCCGGTGGTTACACCCGCGACTTCACCCAGCCCGACGGCCCGCAGGCGTTCATCTACGATGCGGCGCAAAACTATGCGGCACAAAACATTCCGCTGGTTGTGCTGGGCGGTAAGGAATACGGGTCCGGCTCGTCGCGGGACTGGGCGGCCAAGGGCACATTGCTGCTGGGCGTCAGGGCGGTGATCGCCGAGTCGTTCGAGCGCATCCACCGTTCCAATCTGATCGGCATGGGCGTGATCCCGCTGCAATTCCCCGCAGGCAAGTCGGCCAAGGACCTAGGGCTGGACGGCACAGAGGTGTTCGACATCACCGGCATCGAAGCGCTCAACGACGGCAAGACGCCCAAGACGGTCAAAGTCACCGCCACCAAGGATGGTGGTACCACGACCGAGTTCGACGCCGTGGTGCGCATTGACACCCCTGGTGAGGCGGACTACTACCGCAATGGCGGCATCCTGCAGTATGTGCTGCGCAACATGCTCAAGTCGGGCTAA
- a CDS encoding DUF6676 family protein, with protein sequence MSGQDSFGLPLPQIIPFLPAYIPQDVDITAVKAQVAAVGVSAPPEAVPGLLDVVQQARAKGIDLKIVLLDHNPPNDTPLRDISTVVGADNPDATVLTLSPNYVGSYSTHYPRVTLEAGEDHSKTGNPVHSAQNFLNELTTPEFPWTALTIFLLIGVLAAAVGTRFLQLRSRQSATSDDAVEDVAEEPVKDA encoded by the coding sequence ATGTCCGGGCAGGATTCTTTCGGGCTGCCGTTACCTCAGATCATCCCGTTCCTGCCCGCTTACATCCCGCAAGACGTGGACATCACTGCGGTCAAAGCGCAAGTCGCCGCGGTCGGCGTGAGTGCGCCACCGGAGGCTGTGCCCGGGCTACTCGATGTGGTCCAGCAGGCGCGCGCCAAGGGCATCGACCTCAAGATCGTGCTGCTGGACCACAACCCGCCGAACGACACGCCGCTGCGGGATATCTCCACCGTCGTTGGGGCCGACAACCCGGACGCCACCGTGTTGACGTTGAGCCCCAACTATGTCGGCAGCTACAGCACGCATTACCCGCGCGTCACGCTGGAGGCCGGGGAGGACCATTCCAAAACCGGTAACCCGGTGCACTCGGCGCAGAACTTTTTGAATGAGTTGACAACACCCGAGTTTCCCTGGACTGCGTTGACCATTTTTTTGCTGATTGGTGTGCTCGCAGCGGCCGTCGGCACCCGGTTCCTGCAGCTGCGCAGCAGGCAGTCAGCAACATCGGATGACGCCGTGGAAGATGTCGCGGAAGAACCCGTCAAAGACGCTTAA
- the ripA gene encoding NlpC/P60 family peptidoglycan endopeptidase RipA encodes MRRTRRSSASQAAARFARPVIPSVVSVALLLCTPGLVHADPSTDAIAVLIADVAKANQRLEDLSAAVEMEQESVNKALVEVETARERAGEAQRELQVSQQAVKDANEAIAAAQRRFNTFAAATYMNGPSDSYLTAKSPEDIIAAATATRTLTASSASVMANLQRARTEQVNKESAARLAKQKADKAAADATASQDAAVAALADTQRKFDQQRDEVNRLAAERDEAQAKLQAARLVAWSSAGGQGAPPSDGMWDSGAGPGGGRRWDGWDPTLPMIPSANIPGDPIAVINQVLGYSATSAQVTAQMGRNFLQQLGILKPTDTGITNAPTGSTQGRIPRVYGRQASEYVIRRGMAQIGVPYSWGGGNAAGPSKGIDSGANIVGFDCSGLVLYSFAGVGIKLPHYSGSQYNLGRKIPTSQMRRGDVIFYGPGGSQHVTIYLGDGQMLEAPDIGLKVRVAPVRTSGMTPFVVRYIEY; translated from the coding sequence ATGAGACGGACCCGCCGTAGCTCCGCTTCGCAAGCGGCCGCCAGATTTGCGCGGCCGGTCATTCCGTCGGTCGTCAGCGTGGCCCTGCTCCTGTGCACTCCTGGCCTGGTTCACGCGGACCCCAGCACGGACGCCATCGCGGTCCTGATCGCCGACGTCGCCAAGGCCAACCAGCGCCTGGAAGACCTGAGCGCCGCCGTTGAGATGGAACAGGAAAGCGTGAATAAGGCGCTCGTCGAGGTGGAGACCGCTCGTGAGCGCGCGGGCGAAGCCCAACGCGAACTCCAGGTCAGTCAGCAGGCGGTCAAGGACGCCAACGAGGCCATTGCCGCGGCGCAACGTCGGTTCAACACGTTTGCCGCCGCCACGTACATGAACGGTCCCTCGGACAGCTACCTGACCGCGAAGAGTCCTGAGGACATCATCGCCGCCGCGACCGCCACTCGAACTCTGACCGCCAGTTCTGCGAGCGTGATGGCCAATTTGCAGCGGGCCAGGACCGAGCAGGTGAACAAGGAATCGGCGGCACGGCTGGCCAAGCAAAAGGCGGACAAGGCCGCCGCCGACGCGACGGCCAGTCAGGACGCGGCGGTGGCGGCGCTCGCCGACACGCAGCGCAAGTTCGACCAGCAGCGTGACGAGGTCAACCGGCTGGCCGCCGAGCGCGACGAGGCGCAAGCCAAACTCCAGGCGGCCCGGCTCGTGGCGTGGTCCTCGGCTGGCGGCCAGGGCGCGCCGCCGTCGGATGGCATGTGGGATTCCGGAGCAGGGCCCGGTGGTGGCCGTCGCTGGGATGGTTGGGACCCCACGTTGCCCATGATTCCCAGCGCCAACATCCCCGGCGACCCGATCGCGGTGATCAACCAGGTGCTGGGGTATTCGGCCACGTCGGCGCAGGTCACTGCCCAAATGGGGCGTAACTTCCTGCAGCAGTTGGGCATCCTCAAACCCACCGACACCGGCATCACCAACGCCCCGACCGGTTCAACCCAAGGACGAATTCCCCGGGTCTATGGGCGGCAAGCCTCCGAATACGTGATCCGTCGCGGGATGGCCCAGATCGGGGTGCCTTACTCGTGGGGTGGGGGGAACGCCGCGGGCCCGAGCAAGGGAATCGACTCCGGGGCCAACATCGTCGGATTCGACTGTTCGGGGCTGGTCTTGTACTCATTTGCCGGGGTAGGCATCAAGCTGCCGCACTACTCGGGTTCGCAGTACAACCTGGGACGCAAGATCCCTACCTCGCAGATGCGCCGCGGCGACGTCATCTTCTACGGCCCGGGCGGCAGCCAACACGTGACGATCTACCTCGGCGACGGCCAGATGCTCGAGGCGCCCGACATCGGTTTGAAGGTCCGTGTTGCCCCGGTGCGCACCAGCGGCATGACGCCCTTTGTGGTCCGCTATATCGAGTACTAG
- the ripB gene encoding NlpC/P60 family peptidoglycan endopeptidase RipB translates to MRHKRFRPANLAWIATLVTGLLIAVAAPAAAEPGQWDPTLPATVSAGAPGDPLAVANASLQATAQATQTTIDLGRQFLSGLGLGPPSTPAAGSPNTSPSRIPRANGRQAIEYVIRRAGSQMGVPYSWGGGTLEGPSKGVDSGAGTVGFDCSGLMRYAFAGVGVLIPRFSGDQYNAGKHIPPAQARRGDLIFYGPGGSQHVTMYLGNGQMLEASGSAGKVTISPVRKSGMTPFVTRIIDY, encoded by the coding sequence ATGCGCCACAAGCGATTTCGCCCGGCCAACCTAGCTTGGATCGCCACCTTGGTGACCGGGCTACTGATCGCTGTGGCCGCTCCAGCTGCCGCCGAGCCCGGGCAGTGGGATCCCACCTTGCCGGCAACCGTCAGTGCAGGCGCGCCGGGAGATCCGCTCGCCGTCGCCAACGCTTCGCTGCAAGCCACCGCTCAAGCCACCCAAACCACGATCGATCTGGGCCGGCAATTCCTCAGCGGACTGGGCCTCGGCCCCCCGAGCACTCCCGCCGCCGGCAGTCCCAACACCAGCCCGAGCCGGATTCCGCGGGCCAACGGCAGGCAGGCCATCGAGTACGTGATCCGCCGGGCCGGCTCCCAGATGGGGGTGCCGTACTCGTGGGGCGGCGGCACGCTGGAGGGGCCGAGCAAGGGCGTTGACTCCGGCGCGGGCACCGTCGGCTTCGACTGTTCGGGTCTGATGCGTTACGCGTTCGCCGGCGTCGGCGTCCTGATCCCGCGGTTTTCCGGCGACCAGTACAACGCCGGCAAGCACATTCCGCCCGCGCAGGCCAGGCGCGGTGACCTGATCTTTTACGGCCCAGGCGGCAGTCAGCACGTCACGATGTACCTCGGCAACGGTCAGATGCTGGAGGCGTCCGGAAGTGCCGGCAAAGTCACGATCAGCCCGGTGCGCAAGTCGGGTATGACACCGTTTGTGACCCGGATCATCGACTACTGA
- a CDS encoding AAA family ATPase, translating into MTSAGGGYSGPGGPAHEAPPGGADGLAAEVHTLERAIFEVKRIIVGQDQLVERMLVGLLSKGHVLLEGVPGVAKTLAVETFARVVGGTFARIQFTPDLVPTDIIGTRIYRQGREEFDTELGPVVVNFLLADEINRAPAKVQSALLEVMQERHVSIGGKTFPLPNPFLVMATQNPIEHEGVYPLPEAQRDRFLFKINVGYPTAEEEREIIYRMGVTPPQAKQILNTGDLVRLQGIAANNFVHHALVDYVVRVVFATRAPEQLGMNDVKSWIAFGASPRASLGIIAAARSLALVRGRDYVIPQDVIEVIPDVLRHRLVLTYDALADEITPEIIINRVLQTVALPQVNAVPQQGHSVPPVMQAAAAASGR; encoded by the coding sequence ATGACATCAGCAGGTGGCGGTTACTCGGGCCCGGGTGGGCCGGCTCACGAGGCGCCTCCAGGTGGCGCCGACGGGCTGGCCGCCGAGGTACACACGCTGGAGCGGGCCATCTTCGAGGTCAAACGGATCATCGTCGGCCAGGACCAGCTCGTGGAGCGGATGCTGGTAGGTCTGCTGTCCAAGGGTCACGTGTTGCTCGAGGGCGTGCCAGGTGTGGCGAAGACACTGGCGGTGGAGACTTTCGCACGCGTGGTCGGCGGGACGTTTGCCCGCATTCAGTTCACCCCCGACCTGGTGCCTACCGACATCATCGGTACCCGCATCTACCGGCAGGGCAGGGAGGAGTTCGACACCGAACTCGGTCCGGTGGTGGTCAACTTCCTGCTCGCCGACGAGATCAACCGGGCGCCGGCGAAGGTGCAATCGGCGCTGCTGGAAGTGATGCAGGAACGCCACGTGTCCATCGGCGGCAAGACCTTCCCGCTGCCCAATCCGTTCCTGGTGATGGCGACACAGAACCCGATTGAGCACGAGGGCGTCTACCCACTGCCCGAGGCCCAGCGCGACCGGTTCCTGTTCAAGATCAACGTCGGCTATCCGACGGCCGAGGAAGAGCGCGAGATCATCTACCGGATGGGCGTCACCCCACCGCAGGCCAAGCAGATCCTCAACACCGGCGACCTGGTGCGGCTACAGGGGATCGCGGCCAACAACTTCGTCCACCACGCGCTGGTCGACTATGTGGTCCGCGTGGTCTTCGCCACCCGCGCACCCGAGCAGCTCGGGATGAATGACGTCAAGAGCTGGATCGCGTTCGGCGCGTCCCCTCGCGCGTCGCTGGGCATCATCGCCGCCGCACGTTCGCTGGCGCTGGTGCGGGGGCGTGACTACGTGATCCCGCAGGACGTCATCGAAGTCATTCCCGATGTGCTGCGACACCGGTTGGTGCTCACCTACGATGCGCTGGCCGACGAAATCACGCCGGAGATCATCATCAACCGGGTCCTGCAGACGGTCGCCCTCCCGCAGGTGAATGCCGTTCCGCAGCAAGGCCATTCGGTCCCGCCGGTGATGCAGGCGGCGGCCGCGGCTAGCGGCCGGTGA
- a CDS encoding DUF58 domain-containing protein: MTESKAPAVVHPPSMLRGDIDDPKLAAALRTLELTIKQKLDGVLHGDYLGLIPGPGSEPGESRLYQPGDDVRRMDWAVTARTTHPHVRQMIADRELETWLVVDMSASLDFGTAVCEKRDLAVAAAAAITFLNSGGGNRLGALIANGATMTRVPARTGRQHQHTMLRTIATMPKAPPGVRGDLAVAIDALRRPERRRGMAVIISDFLGPINWMRPLRAIAARHEVLAIEVLDPRDVELPDIGDVILQDAESGVTREFTIDAQLQTDFARAAAAHRADVARTIRGCGAPILTLRTDRDWLADIVRFVASRRRGAMAGSQ; encoded by the coding sequence GTGACCGAAAGCAAAGCGCCGGCGGTCGTCCACCCGCCGTCGATGCTGCGAGGCGACATCGACGACCCGAAGCTGGCGGCCGCGCTGCGCACCCTCGAGCTGACCATCAAGCAGAAGCTCGACGGTGTTTTGCACGGCGATTACCTCGGCCTGATCCCGGGGCCGGGCTCGGAGCCCGGCGAGTCCCGTCTCTACCAGCCCGGTGACGACGTCCGCCGCATGGACTGGGCGGTCACCGCCCGCACCACCCACCCGCACGTCCGGCAGATGATCGCCGACCGGGAACTGGAGACCTGGCTGGTGGTCGACATGTCGGCCAGCCTGGACTTCGGCACCGCCGTCTGTGAGAAACGAGACCTCGCGGTCGCGGCCGCGGCCGCCATCACCTTCCTCAACAGCGGGGGTGGCAACCGGCTGGGTGCGCTGATCGCAAACGGCGCGACCATGACTCGGGTGCCGGCGCGCACCGGGCGCCAGCATCAGCACACGATGTTGCGCACCATTGCGACCATGCCCAAGGCTCCGCCGGGGGTCCGCGGCGACTTGGCGGTGGCCATCGACGCGCTGCGTCGCCCGGAACGCCGTCGCGGGATGGCCGTGATCATCAGCGATTTCCTGGGCCCGATCAACTGGATGCGGCCGCTTCGCGCGATCGCGGCCCGCCACGAGGTGCTGGCCATCGAGGTGCTCGATCCCCGCGATGTCGAATTGCCCGATATCGGAGATGTGATCCTGCAAGACGCGGAATCCGGGGTGACCCGGGAGTTCACCATCGATGCGCAGCTGCAGACCGATTTCGCCAGGGCCGCCGCGGCTCACCGCGCCGACGTGGCTCGGACTATCCGCGGGTGCGGGGCACCGATACTGACGCTTCGCACCGACCGTGACTGGCTCGCAGACATCGTCCGTTTCGTCGCCTCTCGTCGACGTGGGGCCATGGCGGGGTCGCAGTGA
- a CDS encoding VWA domain-containing protein gives MTLPLLGPMTLSGFEHSWFFLFLFVVAGLAALYIVLQLARHRRMLRFANMELLESVAPKRPSRWRHIPAILLVLALVLFTIAMAGPTNDVRIPRNRAVVMLVIDVSQSMRATDVEPNRMVAAQEAAKQFADELTPGINLGLIAYAGTATVLVSPTTNREATKIALDKLQFADRTATGEGIFTALQAIATVGAVIGGGDTPPPARIVLFSDGKETMPTNPDNPKGAYTAARTAKDQGVPISTISFGTPYGFVEINGQRQPVPVDDETMKKVAQLSGGNSYNAATLAELKAVYSSLQQQIGYETIKGDASVGWLRLGALILALAGLAALLINRRLPT, from the coding sequence GTGACGTTGCCGTTGCTTGGGCCGATGACGCTGTCCGGCTTCGAACACTCATGGTTCTTTCTGTTCCTTTTCGTCGTCGCCGGGCTGGCTGCGCTGTATATCGTGCTGCAGCTCGCGCGACACCGGCGGATGCTGCGTTTCGCGAACATGGAATTGCTGGAGAGCGTGGCGCCCAAGCGGCCCTCGCGCTGGCGGCACATACCGGCGATCCTGCTGGTGCTTGCGTTGGTGCTGTTCACCATCGCGATGGCCGGGCCGACGAACGATGTCCGGATTCCGCGGAATCGGGCGGTGGTGATGCTGGTGATCGACGTGTCGCAGTCGATGCGCGCCACCGATGTCGAACCCAACCGAATGGTCGCCGCGCAGGAGGCCGCTAAGCAGTTCGCCGACGAGTTGACCCCTGGTATCAACCTCGGCTTGATCGCTTACGCGGGCACCGCGACGGTGCTGGTGTCGCCGACAACCAACCGGGAAGCGACGAAAATCGCCCTCGACAAATTGCAATTCGCCGACCGCACCGCCACCGGTGAGGGCATCTTCACCGCCCTGCAGGCCATCGCCACCGTCGGTGCGGTGATCGGTGGCGGCGACACGCCGCCGCCGGCGCGCATCGTGTTGTTCTCCGACGGCAAGGAGACGATGCCGACCAACCCCGACAACCCCAAGGGCGCTTATACCGCCGCCCGCACCGCCAAGGACCAGGGCGTGCCGATCTCGACGATTTCGTTCGGCACCCCATACGGCTTCGTCGAAATCAACGGTCAGCGCCAGCCGGTGCCCGTCGACGACGAGACGATGAAAAAGGTCGCCCAACTTTCCGGTGGGAACTCCTACAACGCCGCGACCCTGGCTGAGCTGAAAGCCGTGTACTCCTCGCTGCAGCAGCAGATCGGCTACGAGACGATCAAGGGTGACGCAAGCGTGGGCTGGCTGCGGCTGGGCGCGCTGATCCTGGCATTGGCCGGCCTGGCCGCGCTGCTGATCAATCGCCGCTTACCTACGTAG
- the fabG1 gene encoding 3-oxoacyl-ACP reductase FabG1 has protein sequence MTDTATDSAPDCGKPPFVSRSVLVTGGNRGIGLAIAQRLAADGHKVAVTHRGSGAPEGLFGVECDVTDNAAVDRAFKEVEEHQGPVEVLVSNAGLSADAFLMRMTEEKFEKVINANLTGAFRVAQRASRSMQRNKFGRMIFIGSVSGSWGIGNQANYAASKAGVIGMARSISRELSKVNVTANVVAPGYIDTDMTRALDERIQAGALEFIPAKRVGTVAEVAGVVSFLASEDASYISGAVIPVDGGMGMGH, from the coding sequence GTGACTGACACGGCCACCGATAGTGCTCCCGACTGCGGCAAACCCCCATTCGTATCCCGTTCAGTCCTGGTCACCGGAGGAAACCGGGGGATCGGGCTGGCGATCGCGCAGCGGCTAGCCGCCGACGGCCACAAGGTGGCCGTCACCCACCGCGGATCCGGGGCACCCGAGGGACTGTTCGGCGTCGAGTGTGACGTCACCGACAACGCCGCCGTCGATCGCGCCTTCAAAGAGGTAGAAGAGCACCAGGGTCCCGTCGAGGTTTTGGTGTCCAACGCCGGCCTATCTGCGGACGCATTCCTCATGCGGATGACCGAGGAAAAGTTCGAGAAGGTCATCAACGCCAACCTCACCGGGGCGTTCCGAGTGGCCCAACGGGCGTCGCGCAGCATGCAGCGCAACAAGTTCGGCCGAATGATCTTCATCGGTTCGGTCTCCGGCAGCTGGGGCATCGGCAACCAGGCGAACTACGCGGCCTCGAAGGCCGGTGTGATCGGCATGGCCCGCTCGATCTCGCGTGAGCTGTCGAAAGTCAACGTGACCGCGAATGTGGTGGCGCCGGGGTACATCGACACCGATATGACCCGCGCGCTGGATGAGCGGATTCAGGCGGGGGCACTGGAATTCATCCCGGCGAAGCGGGTTGGCACCGTCGCCGAGGTCGCCGGGGTGGTCAGCTTCCTGGCTTCCGAGGATGCGAGTTACATCTCCGGTGCGGTCATCCCGGTCGACGGCGGCATGGGTATGGGCCACTGA
- the inhA gene encoding NADH-dependent enoyl-ACP reductase InhA — protein sequence MTGLLEGKRILVSGIITDSSIAFHIARVAQEQGAQLVLTGFDRLRLIQRIVDRLPEKAPLIELDVQNEEHLASLAGRVTEAIGADNKLDGVVHSIGFMPQSGMGINPFFDAPYEDVSKGIHISAYSYASLAKALLPIMNPGGSIVGMDFDPSRAMPAYNWMTVAKSALESVNRFVAREAGKYGVRSNLVAAGPIRTLAMAAIVGGALGEEAGAQIQLLEEGWDQRAPVGWNMKDPTPVAKTVCALLSDWLPATTGDIIFADGGAHTQLL from the coding sequence ATGACAGGACTGCTCGAAGGTAAACGGATCCTGGTCAGCGGGATCATCACCGACTCGTCGATCGCGTTTCATATCGCGCGGGTGGCTCAGGAGCAGGGCGCCCAGTTGGTGTTGACCGGATTCGACCGGTTGCGGTTGATCCAGCGCATCGTGGACCGGTTGCCGGAGAAGGCGCCGCTGATCGAGCTTGACGTGCAAAACGAAGAGCATCTGGCCAGCCTGGCCGGCAGGGTGACCGAGGCCATTGGTGCCGACAACAAGCTCGACGGCGTCGTGCATTCGATCGGCTTCATGCCGCAGAGCGGGATGGGCATCAACCCGTTCTTCGACGCGCCCTACGAGGACGTTTCCAAGGGCATCCACATCTCCGCGTACTCGTATGCCTCGCTGGCCAAGGCGCTGCTGCCGATAATGAACCCCGGCGGTTCCATCGTCGGCATGGACTTCGACCCGAGCCGGGCGATGCCGGCCTACAACTGGATGACGGTCGCCAAGAGCGCGCTGGAGTCGGTGAACCGGTTCGTCGCCCGTGAGGCCGGCAAGTACGGTGTGCGCTCCAATCTCGTTGCCGCCGGGCCGATCCGGACGCTGGCCATGGCCGCGATCGTCGGGGGCGCGCTCGGCGAGGAGGCGGGCGCCCAGATACAGCTGCTCGAAGAGGGCTGGGATCAGCGCGCTCCGGTCGGCTGGAACATGAAGGACCCCACGCCGGTCGCCAAGACGGTATGCGCGCTGCTCTCCGACTGGCTGCCGGCCACTACCGGTGACATCATCTTCGCCGACGGCGGCGCGCACACCCAATTGCTCTAG